One Perca flavescens isolate YP-PL-M2 chromosome 9, PFLA_1.0, whole genome shotgun sequence genomic window carries:
- the gadd45ab gene encoding growth arrest and DNA-damage-inducible, alpha, b isoform X1, producing MCNMTFEETSGENSSERMESVPKALEEVLSSALPQGCITVGVYEAAKSLNADPDNVVLCLLATDDEEDVALQIHFTLIQAFCCENDINILRVSNMRRLAEILGGMKSGGEPIDLHCVLVTNPQSSLWKDPALSKVTRFCRESRCLDQWVPVINLPDR from the exons ATGTGCAATATGACTTTTGAAGAAACCAGTGGAGAGAATTCTTCAGAAAG GATGGAATCGGTGCCTAAAGCATTAGAGGAGGTCCTGAGCTCTGCATTGCCTCAGGGTTGCATCACCGTTGGAGTTTATGAGGCAGCAAAGTCACTAAATGC GGATCCAGACAATGTAGTGTTGTGTCTATTGGCCACAGACGATGAGGAGGATGTGGCTCTCCAGATTCATTTCACCTTGATCCAGGCATTCTGCTGTGAGAATGACATCAACATCCTGCGGGTGAGCAACATGAGGCGTCTGGCAGAAATACTCGGAGGAATGAAATCCGGAGGGGAGCCCATTGACCTGCACTGTGTTTTAGTTACT AATCCCCAGTCATCACTGTGGAAGGACCCAGCACTAAGCAAAGTGACCAGATTCTGCAGAGAAAGCCGTTGTTTGGATCAGTGGGTGCCTGTTATCAACCTGCCCGACCGATGA
- the LOC114561589 gene encoding uncharacterized protein LOC114561589 — translation MPTRLMPSLLMPRRVQRMLFTLCWGQILTSQLMTWPQSKHGGACCSCQIIADKEETKRPRTIPPEQSITRCCLEDILLEVVFQDGDKALMTLALVCSSFRDIVTDENFRERAHFLWLDSYVGRGRRDELRGIYSEDPHPGFCSHFCQLREGFPEEGRGSYGTFSQLGNAPWQHYDSGNEQFRFQPGGELKRDKRFSVALKQ, via the exons ATGCCGACCCGTCTCATGCCCTCCCTTCTCATGCCCAGGCGTGTCCAACG TATGCTCTTTACATTGTGCTGGGGACAGATTTTGACTTCACAACT GATGACATGGCCACAATCAAAACACGGTGGTGCCTGTTGCTCCTGTCAG ATAATAGCAGATAAGGAGGAGACAAAGAGGCCCAGGACAATCCCTCCTGAACAGTCG ATTACAAGATGTTGTCTCGAAGACATATTGCTTGAGGTGGTCTTCCAGGATGGTGATAAGGCACTGATGACCTTGGCCCTAGTCTGTTCCTCCTTCAGAGACATAGTCACCGATGAAAACTTCCGGGAAAGAGCTCACTTTCTGTGGCTTGACA GTTACGTTGGAAGAGGAAGGCGGGATGAGCTGCGGGGGATATATTCTGAAGACCCCCACCCTGGATTCTGCAGCCATTTCTGCCAACTAAGGGAAGGATTTCCTGAGGAGGGACGAGGATCT TACGGCACATTCTCGCAATTAGGCAACGCCCCGTGGCAACATTATGACAGCGGTAATgaacaattccgcttccaacctggaGGGGAACTGAAGCGGGATAAGcgctttagtgttgctttaaaacagTAA
- the gng12b gene encoding guanine nucleotide-binding protein G(I)/G(S)/G(O) subunit gamma-7 isoform X2, whose amino-acid sequence MSFVHSCPKAALSSKMQSSSSIAQARRMVQQMRIEASIERIKVSKALSDLMCYCGEHAKNDLLLMGIPASENPFKDKKPCTFL is encoded by the exons ATGTC GTTTGTGCACAGCTGTCCAAAAGCTGCATTGTCATCAAAAATGCAGAGCTCTAGTAGCATAGCTCAGGCCAGGCGGATGGTGCAGCAGATGAGGATAGAGGCCAGCATCGAGAGGATAAAG GTGTCCAAGGCTTTATCAGACCTGATGTGCTACTGTGGAGAACATGCCAAGAATGACCTGCTGCTCATGGGCATCCCCGCTTCAGAAAACCCTTTCAAAGACAAGAAGCCTTGCACTTTTTTGTAG
- the gadd45ab gene encoding growth arrest and DNA-damage-inducible, alpha, b isoform X2 has translation MESVPKALEEVLSSALPQGCITVGVYEAAKSLNADPDNVVLCLLATDDEEDVALQIHFTLIQAFCCENDINILRVSNMRRLAEILGGMKSGGEPIDLHCVLVTNPQSSLWKDPALSKVTRFCRESRCLDQWVPVINLPDR, from the exons ATGGAATCGGTGCCTAAAGCATTAGAGGAGGTCCTGAGCTCTGCATTGCCTCAGGGTTGCATCACCGTTGGAGTTTATGAGGCAGCAAAGTCACTAAATGC GGATCCAGACAATGTAGTGTTGTGTCTATTGGCCACAGACGATGAGGAGGATGTGGCTCTCCAGATTCATTTCACCTTGATCCAGGCATTCTGCTGTGAGAATGACATCAACATCCTGCGGGTGAGCAACATGAGGCGTCTGGCAGAAATACTCGGAGGAATGAAATCCGGAGGGGAGCCCATTGACCTGCACTGTGTTTTAGTTACT AATCCCCAGTCATCACTGTGGAAGGACCCAGCACTAAGCAAAGTGACCAGATTCTGCAGAGAAAGCCGTTGTTTGGATCAGTGGGTGCCTGTTATCAACCTGCCCGACCGATGA
- the gng12b gene encoding guanine nucleotide-binding protein G(I)/G(S)/G(O) subunit gamma-7 isoform X1: MYSKCILFQSRFVHSCPKAALSSKMQSSSSIAQARRMVQQMRIEASIERIKVSKALSDLMCYCGEHAKNDLLLMGIPASENPFKDKKPCTFL, encoded by the exons atgtacagtaagtgTATTTTGTTCCAATCCAGGTTTGTGCACAGCTGTCCAAAAGCTGCATTGTCATCAAAAATGCAGAGCTCTAGTAGCATAGCTCAGGCCAGGCGGATGGTGCAGCAGATGAGGATAGAGGCCAGCATCGAGAGGATAAAG GTGTCCAAGGCTTTATCAGACCTGATGTGCTACTGTGGAGAACATGCCAAGAATGACCTGCTGCTCATGGGCATCCCCGCTTCAGAAAACCCTTTCAAAGACAAGAAGCCTTGCACTTTTTTGTAG